The segment GTGTCATAGATTGCCATTCCTGCCGTGACTGACCCGCCCGGAGAATTGATATAGATCTGAATGTCTTTTTCAGGATCTTCCGCTTCGAGAAACAGCAATTGCGCGACTAGAGAATCCGCAACGCTATCGTCGATCGCGCTTCCTAAAAAGATAATGCGCTCCCGCAACAGACGGGAGTAGATGTCGAAGGCACGCTCACCGCGCCCAGACTGCTCCACCACCATCGGAACGACGTTAGTTGGGGCAGCTTTAGAGACGACATCCAGCGTGCTGAGATTTTGAATTGCGTAGTCGAAAGACTGAGAGTTATACATGAGGCAGGCGGCTTACGTTCCACAAGTTCAATTCTAGCCAACAAACGCGAAGTTATCCGGCACACATCCGAATGCTTACAGATTTGTGGATGGACTTTAGATCTCGACAAAATTGAATTCCGGTTGTGGAGCAGGCATCTTGCCTGCAGTGGGGCAAAATATTCTGCCCCACAATTCATTCTGTCGCTAACCTATTCGACCACTTCAACTTCGACTGCTTCCGCTTCGGTTTCGTCGTCGTCAAAGCCGTCTTCATCGGGTTCGTCTTTTTTCAACGTGCCTTCTGGGACAAGCTCGATCGTTGAATTTGCAATCAGCCAATCCATGATCTTTTCTTTCAGCAGGTCTTCTTCAACCGCGCTTCTGAGCCGATCCATATCAATGTCGCGCCCCGCCAATTCTGTCAGAAGTTCCTGAATTTTGGTATTCAGTTCGTCTTCTTCGACTTTGAGCGATTCTTTTTTGGCAACTTCTCCCAAGGCAAGAGTGCGTTTGATTCGCTCGATCGCATCCGGTCTAGAGCGCTCTTTCAACATTGGGATGGTGTCTTTGTTGAGCAGGCGCTTGATGTCGATGCCTTGCTGCTGAAGCTGCATCGCGGTTTGAGTCACCATGTATTCGACTTCACGTTCGATCATGGTTTCAGGCAGATCAGCTTCAACTTGATTCAACAATTCGTTGAGCAGTGCTTCTTCTTTGTTGGTTTTGGTCTGCTGTTCCGCTTCGTCGTTGAAACGCTTTTCGAGGGCTTCACGCATTTCAGCGATCGTTTCATACTCATCGCCACTCGCTTCTTTGGCAAAATCGTCATCGACTTCAGGAAGTTCTTTTCCTTTCAGTTCTTTGAGGGTAATTTCAAATTTTGCGGGTCGTCCAGCCAGTTGTTCTTGAGGGTAATCTTCGGGGAAGGTGACGGAGATTTCCTTTGTTTCGCCAGGCTTCATACCGAAAATTCCGTCAATAAAGCCTTCGATAAAGCGACCATCTTCGAGTTCAAGTTGGAAATCTGATGCTTCGCCGCCCGGAACTTCGATTTCTTCTTCACCCTCTGCCGGAGTAAAGCGACCTTTAAAGTCGATCACGGAAACATCGCCTTTCTGAGCAGGACGATCTTCGATCGGGATCAAGGTTGCTAGCTGAGTGCGGTAATTTTCGATGACAGAATCCACTTTTTCTGGATCGGGTTTCACTTCTTCTGCTTGAACCGTGAAATCCTTATATTGCTTGAGGTTCACTTCCGGTGGGACATCAACAGAGGCGGAGAAGGTCAAGGCTTCGCCTGGTTTGTAGTTTCCAACCAGTTCATCAAACGACGACTTCAGTTGGAAGTTGCCCAATGCGTCGATTTTTTCTTGTTTGATGGCTTCTTTCAGTGCAGTATCAACCAATTCCTCCACAACTGATGCATTGATGCGCAACGAGCCGATCCGCTGAATCAGCACCTGTTTCGGCACTTTTCCTTTACGGAACCCAGGAATATTTAGCGATCTCGTGAAGTCTTGAAGGACTCGATCGTAAGTTTTCTGAGACAGTTCTGGCGTAACTTCAATTTCTAACCCGACCTGACTGGCGGGAAGCTTTTCCTGGGTAACTTTCATCGGCGTAAGTGACAAAAAATGCGAATTTCTACCAAGCAGTAAGCTATACTAACCGATTCTAGTCACGGTTGCGCGATTCGTTTCGGTGAATCTTTAGATTTTAGAGAGTCCAGATTGTTATAAAAGCCCGCCTGGAGAAGAATATGAGGCTGTATGCTTCGTTTCCATTTGCCCCACATTGCAGCGATCGGGCAAACAGTGCAGGTGATATCTATAAACATCGACGCTCTGCAATAATAATTTAAGAAATACCAAGGATCAAAACCTTGTCGGATCAGCTACTTGAATTCGGTTCAAAAGCACGCTAGTCTCTGAAAGAAATCAGAAGCAACCGAAAGTCTTTATATTTCAGATTATTCGTATTACCGATTCGTATTCAAACAAAATCTTATTGAAGCTTTTGAGACTTTAGTCATTCACTGTGGAGGAATTTATTTTGGGTCAATCCTATCGAGTAGCGATTTTAGGGGCGACAGGGGCGGTTGGAACTGAACTACTGGAACTGTTGGATCAGCGTAATTTTCCCGTGTCTGAGTTGAAGCTGTTAGCCTCTCCACGATCGGCAGGCTCAACCGTGATGTTTCAGGGCGAAAGTTTAACGATCGAAGCCGTCAACGAGTCGTCATTCAATAATGTCGATATTGTTCTCGCATCAGCAGGCGGATCAATTTCCAAGCAATGGGTGAAAGATATCGTTGCGGCTGGAGCCGTGATGATTGATAACTCTAGCGCGTTTCGGATGCAGCCAGATGTACCCTTGGTTGTGCCAGAGGTAAATCCAGAAGCGGCAGCAGCCCATCAAGGTGTGATTGCGAATCCAAACTGCACCACGATTTTGATGTCGGTTGCAGTTTATCCGTTACATCAAGTCTTGCCGATTCGGCGGATTGTCGCATCGACGTATCAATCCGCTAGTGGTGCAGGTGCGCGAGCAATGGAAGAAGTGAAAAAACAATCGATCGCGATTCTACAAGGGCAAGAACCAAAAGCCGAAATTTTGCCTTATCCATTAGCGTTTAATCTGTTTCCACACAATTCAAAACTCGAAGCTTCCGGGTATTGCGAAGAAGAGTTGAAAATGGTGAATGAGACGCGCAAGATTTTTGGGGCGCCGGATCTGCGGATCACCGCAACCTGTGTACGGGTTCCTGTCTTGCGGGCACACTCGGAAGCGATTAACCTAGAGTTTGATTCTCCTTTTGCAGTCGAGAAAGCGCGCGAACTCCTGATCCAAGCTCCTGGAGTCCAGCTAGTCGAAGACTGGGACGCAAACTATTTCCCGATGCCGATCGATGCTAGCGGCAAGGATGATGTTTTAGTGGGGCGGATTCGTCAAGATATTTCCAATCCCAATGGTTTAGAGCTTTGGCTGTGTGGCGACCAGATTCGCAAAGGCGCCGCACTCAACGCGATTCAAATCGCTGAACTCTTGATCGAGAAGAATCTCTTGAAACCAGCTTTAGTCGCCAACTCATAGGATTTATAGGGAGTTTAGATAGAGTGTGATAAATTTTGGAAATGTTCTGACCGCAATGATTACGCCCTTCACAGCAGATGGGGAAGTCAATTATGCTGTGACCGAAAAATTAGCGGTTCATTTAGCAGATCATGGTACAGATACGATCGTGGTCTGCGGCACAACCGGGGAATCCCCGACACTTTCTTGGGACGAAGAATTTGAATTATTCCGAGTCGTAAAAAGTGCTGTGGCAGGTAAGGCAAAAGTCATGGCAGGAACGGGATCAAACTCGACAGCAGAAGCGATCGAGGCAACTCAAAAAGCCGCTAAAATGGGGTTAGACGGTTCGTTACAAGTTGTGCCCTATTACAACAAGCCACCACAATCGGGATTGTATCAGCACTTTAAAGCGATCGCGGAATCTTCCGATCTGCCGCTGATGCTGTATAACGTACCAGGGCGCACCAGTCAGAATTTGCAAGCCGAGACAGTTGCTCGACTTGCGAAAATTCCAAATATTGTTGCAATTAAGGAAGCGAGTGGCAATCTAGATCAAGTAAGCCAAATTCGACGGATGACCCCGCCAGAGTTTGCAATCTATTCTGGAGACGATTCCTTGACACTGCCGATGTTAGCGATTGGAGCAAAAGGCGTTGTGAGCGTAGCGAGCCACTTAGTGGGAGATCGCTTACAGCAGATGATCCGAGCTTTCGAGAGCGGTCAAGTCCAGAAAGCAACCCAAATTCATTTAGAGTTGTTGTCCTTGTTTAAAGTTCTATTTGTCACAACAAATCCGATCCCAGTCAAAGCTGCTATGAGCCTGCAGGGCTGGCAAGTTGGGGATTTGCGCTTACCGCTCTGCGCACCTGACGACGCTGTGCGAGATCAAGTCATGCAAGTCATGAGTGAACTGAACTTGCTGAATGCTGCACATGTCTGACAAGTTTCTGCACAACTGAATAGCTCCATTTTTTAGTCAGCGACTTGAAAACTTGCTCTGCTGACTTTTCACTAAGTTTTTTTCGTAAACCTGAAGGATACTGATGACTCAAAATAACTCTTCAAACGCGCTCAAAATCATCCCGCTTGGCGGATTACATGAAATTGGTAAAAATACCTGCGTTTTTGAATACGGCGATGAGATTGTGCTTCTCGACGCTGGACTTGCTTTTCCGACCGATGGGATGCACGGTGTGAATATTGTGCTGCCGGACATGACCTATTTGCGGGAAAATCGCGAAAAGATCAAGGGTATGATTATTACCCACGGTCATGAAGATCATATCGGTGGCATTGCTTTCCACTTGAAGCAGCTAGATATTCCAGTGATGTATGGACCTCGTTTGGCTCTGGCATTGCTCGAAGGCAAACTCGAAGAAGCTGGCGTTGCCGACCGCACAGAACTCAGAACGGTTCGCCCACGCGACATTATCCGCATTGGTTCTCATTTCTTTGTCGAGTTCATTCGGAATACTCACTCGATCGCGGATAGTTTCACCGTTGCGATTCATACGCCTGTCGGGGTTGTGATTCACACAGGCGATTTCAAATTCGATCACACTCCAGTTGATGGCGAGAAGTTCGACATTCAGCGCTTAGCGGAGTACGGCGAAAAAGGTGTGCAATGTTTGATCAGCGATTCAACGAACTCTGAGATTCCAGGTTTTACTCCTTCGGAACGTGCTGTATTCCCGAATCTCGATCGAGTGTTTACACAAGCTCAAGGTCGCTTACTGATCACGACGTTTGCTTCTTCTGTGCACCGGATCAACATGATTTTGGAACTGGCAGAAAAGCATGGTCGTGTGGTTTCGGTCTTAGGTCGATCGATGCTGAATGTGATCGCTCACGCGCGAACTTTGGGATATATCAAATGCCGCGATGATATTCTTCAGCCGTTGCATGTGACACAAAAGATGCCCGATAAAGATGTCCTGATTTTGACGACTGGATCGCAAGGTGAACCGATGTCAGCGATGACTCGAATTGCCAATGGAGAACATCGCCAGGTCAAGATCCGGGAAGGTGATACCGTTGTTTTCTCAGCGAATCCGATTCCAGGAAATACGATCGCGGTTGTCAACACGATCGACAAGCTGATGATGAATGGCGCGAAGGTCGTTTATGGAAAAGACCAAGGCATTCACGTTTCAGGTCACGGTTGCCAAGAAGATCAGAAATTGATGCTGGCTCTGACTCGTCCGAAGTTCTTCTTACCCGTTCACGGTGAGCATCGGATGTTAATCAAACATTCTCAAACGGCTCAAAGCACGGGCATTCCGGCTGAGAATATGGTGATTATCGACAATGGTGATGTTGTTGAATTGACCAAAGATTCGATCCGCAAGGCTGGCAAAGTGAAAGCTGGAATTGAGTTAGTCGATACTTCGCGATCGGGCATGGTGGACGATCGCGTTCTGAAAGAGCGTCAGCAGTTAGCGGGTGATGGTGTTGTAACCGTTGCTGCGGCTGTGACGAATGAAGGGCGCTTGTTCAGTAAGCCCGATGTGCATTTGCGTGGGGTTGTAACTTCGGTGAATCCAGAGCAATTGAGAACGAGAATTCAAGACGCGATCGAGGCGGTGTTAAGCGATCGCTGGAAGGAGTTTTACAGCACGTTTGAGGGTCGCATTGAGATCGACTGGGCTGGTTTAGAAGTTCAGATCGAGCGTGAGATTCATCGCTTGCTGCGTCGTGAGTTGCAAAGCAATCCGTTGTTAGTGTTCTTGATGCAAACTCCGGATGCGCCTGTGGTGAAATCGACTCCAGGAAGAACGCGATCGACTGCAAGAGTCGCGTCTTAAGAGACTAGAATTCGGAATTAAGGAATCCTTAAGTTCTTTCGTTCCGAATTCTTGCTATACTCACAAGAGTATTGCGAGGGCATGTAGCTCAGGGGATAGAGCACCAGATTCCGGTTCTGGGTGTCGCAGGTTCGATTCCTGCCATGCTCGTTAAACTGATCTCCTGAAAGTTAATAACTTTCAGGAGATTTTGTTATTGAAATACCGACCCTTTTTGATAGATGGGTTCAATGCAAGTTTAAGACGAATGCTGAGTATCGCTTTATAGTTGACAGAGCAATGTTTTTACTGTCCTACTAGACCGTTTTCTCATGAAGCGACTTACCTCTTCAGTGCCCACTTTCGACACAATGCTTTTACCAACAATTCAAGCTCTACAGACCTTGGGTGGTTCTGGCACAACTGAAGAAATCTATGACAAAGTAGTGCAACTTCTCAATTTACCAGATACGGTGTTAGAGATTTTACATGGCACCACTTCACAAACTGAAGTTGAATACCGATTGGCTTGGAGTCGAACCTATCTCAAGAAGTATGGCTTACTGCAAAATTCAGCCCGTGGAGTTTGGTCTTTAGTTTCAACCTCTATTAATCTCGATGATCTTGATGCAAAAGAGATAGTCAAAGCGGTTCGAGATACTCACAAAAACAAAGCAACTCAATCAGAATCGACAGATGCAGATGTAACGGTTGAATCTGAAACATTAGAAGAACTGACTTGGCATCAACAACTTCATAAGTTGTTGCTTTCGCTTACTCCTGCTGCTTTTGAACGATTGGCACAACGTCTCTTACGTGAATCTGGTTTTATTCAAGTACAAGTTACAGGTAAGTCTGGAGATGGTGGTATTGATGGAGTAGGAATTGCTCGAATCAATGGTTTTTTAAGTTTTCACGTTTTGTTTCAGTGCAAGCGGTATCAAGGTTCTGTATCAGCAGGTCAAATCCGAGATTTTCGTGGAGCAATGCAGGGGCGTACAGATAAAGGATTATTCATCACAACCGGAACTTTTACGAGAGATGCAATCAAAGAAGCAACCCGAGATGGTGCACCTCCAATTGATTTAATCGATGGAGAACAGCTAGTCCAAAGATTGAAGGAGTTAGGGCTAGGAGTCAAAATTACAATGATTGAATCAGTGGAAGTTGATACAAACTGGTTCACAAAGATTTGATCTACTAATTTTTAAGACGGCAAATTTTTCATTCTTTTAGAATTGTATTGAGTGCTGTAGAGAAAAGATTGTGTCGATCGAGATTACTCTAAACCCAGAACTAGAAGAGCAGTTACGCAAAAAGGCAACACAGCGGGGGCAAGATATCAGCCTTGTTGCCACTAAGCTTTTGGCAAGTGTTCTGGAATGGGAAGCCCAGGATTCAGAAGAAGCAATTCAAGGTATTAAGCAGGGATTGAATGATTTTGAAGCAGGCAATTTTCGCGGTTTTGACGAATTCGCTGCCGAACAACGCCGTAAATACAATTTGCCCGCATGAGCTACCGGATTAAGATTTTGAGTGTTGCGGAAGCAGAGGCAGACAGCATCTACAGACGAATAATGAATAATAAGTGAGTTTAGTCCGCTACTAACTCGCTTGGTTCACCCGGATAAAAGCGATCGCTCAATATCTCTTCCAAGTTGTAAGGACAATCGATCGGAAAAGTAGAATTCGGTAAATCTGTCTCTCTCACCGCAAGTTCAACTCCTCTCAAATAGGCTTTACAAAGCGCTTCTTCGATGTAAGGCTTCAAGCTAGGATTCTCGTCAAGTAGATCATTAATATCTAAACGCTGAATTCGCAGCGTTGACAACCAGCTACGGCTACGATGTTGAGGCTGATACTGCCATTTCAGCAAATGCCCAATTAAAATACTGAGACGATTCCGAAGTTCTTGGCGCTGCTGCTTTCCCAAAGATTCGATTTCCTCAATGATATTTGGCAGATCAATCTGCTCCCACTGCTGACTGTGCAGAAGTCGTACTTGCTGTTGTGTCCAACCGTAGAAATCAGCTTCGTAGAGATCCAATCCAGAAACTGTATGCTTTGCTGTCTCGGAATCCGCTTCTGGCATGTTCATCAGCTTGCCCCGATTGTGATGTCTCATTATAAAAATAAAATACTTATTCCTGGCGCTAAGCGATTCAAAACTTGAATATTGAAAAAAAAGGAGCGATCGCTATTTCTGCGATCGCTCCTTTTTTTCATTAAGCCGAGACAGCTACCTTCTCAACATCTGGATTTGCTTCCGGCGTGTCCTTCTCAGACGGCGGAACCACCTGCCAGAACTTCGGCAAATACTCCGACCAGTTCGCCAAAACAGCCTTCGCTTTCGGGCTACCCGTATGCTCAACATGAGCCTCAAGCAGTTCTTTTAACTGTTGCTCACCCGCAGGTGCGACAACTCGCTGAACTTTGACAATCTCAGGATTGACTTTCTCTTGGAAGCTGCCATCTTCATCTAAGAAGTAAGCTAATCCTCCGGTCATCCCTGCGCCAACGTTCCGACCTGCTCGACCGAGAACAACGACCACACCGCCTGTCATATATTCACAGCAGTGGTCACCCACACCTTCAACCACAGCTTCAGCCAGAGAGTTACGAACTGCAAACCGTTCCCCAGCTTGACCATTCGCAAATAGTCTGCCGCCCGTCGCACCGTAAAGGCAAGTATTACCAATGATCACATTCTGAGATGGATCATACGTTGCTTCAGGAGAAGGTTTGATAGCAATCTCACCGCCATGCATTCCTTTACCGACGTAATCGTTTGCTTCTCCAACGAGATTCAACGTCATACAAGGTAAGTTAAACGCACCAAAGCTTTGACCCACCGCTCCGGTAAAGTTTAGAGTGACCTGACCGCTGAAGCCAGAGTTACCATATTGTTTCGCGATCGCTCCTGAAATCCGAGTCCCAACCGTTCGATCCGTGTTAACGACTTCAACGGATTTGGTCACATCGCCTTGATTTTGAATCGCAGCTTGAAGATCTGGATCACTGAGCAATTGATCATCCAGAACAGCACCATTGCTATGCACAGTTTCGTGATTCAGCCAAGTGCGATCGCTGCGAGTATCCGGCAACTGAGTCAAACAATCTAAGTTCAACAGTTGAGTCTTGGTCAGATTCACAGCTTCTCTGGGCTTGAGCAGATCAGCACGTCCAATAATTTCATCCAGAGATTTGTACCCTAAGCGAGCCAAGAGCGATCGTACTTCTTCTGCGATGAACAAGAAGAAATTCACAACATGCTCAGGTGTGCCAGGGAAGCGTTTGCGAAGTTCTTCCTTCTGACTCGCAACACCGACTGGACAACTATTGGTATGGCAAATCCGAGCCATGATGCAGCCTTCCGCGATCATTGCGATCGAGCCAAATCCATATTCTTCAGCACCCATCAACGCGCCCATGACAACATCCCATCCCGTCTTGATACCGCCATCAACACGCAGAATCACACGATCGCGCAATTGATTTTCCATCAAGACTCGATGCACTTCGGTTAAGCCCAATTCCCAAGGACTTCCAGCGTGTTTGATTGAGCTGAGAGGAGATGCACCTGTACCGCCATCATGTCCAGAAATTTGAATGATGTCAGCATTCGCTTTGGCAACCCCAGCGGCGATCGTACCGATTCCTACTTCTGCAACCAATTTCACGGACACTTGAGCCAGCGGATTGATTTGGTGCAAGTCGAAAATCAGTTGGGCAAGATCTTCGATCGAGTAAATGTCGTGATGCGGAGGTGGAGAAATCAGCGTTACTCCAGGCTTCGATCGACGCAGGAGAGCAATGTAAGGACTGACTTTTGGCCCAGGTAATTGTCCACCTTCACCCGGTTTTGCACCTTGAGCCATCTTGATTTCGATTTGCTTCGCGCTCATCAAATACTCAGGCGTAACTCCGAAACGTCCTGATGCGACTTGTTTAATCGCAGAGTTTGCAGTGTCGCCTGTTTGCAGTCCTTTGAGATGCGGCAAGAGCGGGGATGTCCCGTTCTCAACTTCATTCAGGATCTTGTATCGAACTGGATCTTCGCCACCTTCTCCAGAGTTAGACTTACCGCCGATTCGATTCATCGCGATCGCTAAGACTTCATGCGCTTCACGAGATAAAGCACCAAGAGACATTCCGCCTGTGCAGAAGCGTTTCACAATGTCGATCGCGGGTTCTACTTCGTCAATCGAGATAGCCGCGCGATCGCTCTTGAAATCGAGTAAATCTCTCAATGCCGTGAGCGGACGACCGGCTAAATGCTTCTGATAGAGATCGTAATGATCCGGATTCTTCGTTCTAACCGCCTGGTGCAAGTGCTTCGCCATCTCTGGACTGTTCATGTGATACTCGCCGCCTGGACGGTATTGCACAAAGCCAAAGTTTTCCAGCTTCTTGGTTGTCAGCTCAGGGAATGCCTTGCTATGGAAGGAGAGAATTTCTTGAGCCAGTTCCGCTAAGGTCAAACCACCCAAGCGTGAAGCTGTTCCGAAGAATCCAGTATTGAGTAAATCGCCCCCGATTCCGATCGCTTCAAAAATCTGTGCACCTTGATAGCTCGAGAGCAGTGAAATTCCCATTTTTGAGAGAATCTTCAGCAAACCATCTTCGATCGCTTTTCTAAAGTTCGCTTGAACGGCTGCAATGCTAGCAGATTTAATTTTTCCACGTTCCATCAGCGCTTGAGTCTTAGAATCCGACCACCACTGACGCACAGATTCCAATGCCAAGTAAGGACAAACCGCACTTGCACCATAGCCAATTAAGCAAGCGAAATGATGCGTACTCCAAGCCTGAGCCGTATCGACGACCAGAGAAGCTCTCATCCGTAAGCCTTTCTGAATCAAATGATGGTGAACAGCTCCCACTGCCAACATGGGCGGAATGTAGCTGTAGTCCGCATTCAGTTGAGTTGGATTGCCAGATTGATCTAAGCGATCGCTCAAGACCAAAATCTTGCTTCCGGATCGCACTGCTTCCGTCGCCTGCTCACATAAGCGAGCCACCGCAGCTTTCAAACCTTCTGGGCCTGCTGCGACTTCAAATAAAGTCGAAAGATTTGCAGTCGCCAAACCCGATTCACGAATCTGATCTAACTCAGGTTCAGTTAATACTGGAGAATCAAGTAAGAAGAGATTTGCGCCATCTGAATTAATTTTCAGCAGATTTCCGCGCTCACCTAGCTGCATCGTCAACGACATGACGAGTTTTTCGCGCAGTGGATCGATCGGCGGATTCGTCACCTGAGCAAAGCGCTGCTTGAAGTAGTCATACAACAAATGCGGACGCTCAGACAGCACAGCAAGAGGAATATCATCCCCCATACAGAAAGTTGGTTCTTTACCTTGAGCCGCCATGTCTTGGATGACCATTTCCAAATCTTCCAAGGTGTAGCCAAAGGCAGTTTGATGCGTCAGCAGCGATTTTGCATCCAATGCCGTTGATTCCAAGAAAGCATGAGATTTCAGAGTTTTACGATTTTGCTTCAACCACTCTCCATAGGGATGAGCGTTGGCAATGCGTTGCTTGATTTCCCAATTTTTCAGCACTTCACGAGATTGCAAATCGAATGCAATCATTTGCCCTGGACCAAGCCGCCCTTTCTCAATGATTTCGGATTCTGGCAGATCTACAACACCCGCTTCTGAACCGACTACAAAGTAGCCATCGCGCGTAATGCTGTAGCGCGCTGGACGCAAACCGTTCCGATCGAGAGTTGCTCCAACAATTTTTCCGTCACAAAATGCCAGCAGTGCAGGACCATCCCAAGCCTCTTGAACACCGCTGTTGTACTCGTAAAAATTGGTGATTTCAGGGTGATCTGCTAGTTCCGGCTGGTTCTTGTACGCTTCTGGAACCATCATCATTAGCGCTTCGACCGGGCTACGTCCAGATCGCACTAACAATTCCATCACGTTGTCCAAATTCGCGGAATCACTGTTGTTGGAATTCACAGTTGGTTTGAGCAGATCAATGCGATCGCCCCAAACCTCATGCGCTAAATCCGCTTCTCGCGCTCTCATCCAGTTGACATTGCCCAACTGGGTGTTAATTTCGCCGTTATGACCGAGCAATCGCATCGGCTGCGCGAGTTGCCACTTCGGCATTGTGTTGGTACTAAACCTGCGGTGATACAGCGCGAAGGTGGTTTTGTATTCTGGATTTTGCAAGTCAAGATAGAACTTGCCTAAAATCTCCGATCGCACCATGCCCTTGTACACGATCGTCCGCGTCGAGAAAGAGCAAACATAAAGCTCATCAAATCCGGCTTCAGGTCTTACTGCAAGTGTGCGATGAATGCGTTTGCGAGCAACATAAAGCTTGCGCTCT is part of the Leptolyngbya boryana PCC 6306 genome and harbors:
- the tig gene encoding trigger factor, with protein sequence MKVTQEKLPASQVGLEIEVTPELSQKTYDRVLQDFTRSLNIPGFRKGKVPKQVLIQRIGSLRINASVVEELVDTALKEAIKQEKIDALGNFQLKSSFDELVGNYKPGEALTFSASVDVPPEVNLKQYKDFTVQAEEVKPDPEKVDSVIENYRTQLATLIPIEDRPAQKGDVSVIDFKGRFTPAEGEEEIEVPGGEASDFQLELEDGRFIEGFIDGIFGMKPGETKEISVTFPEDYPQEQLAGRPAKFEITLKELKGKELPEVDDDFAKEASGDEYETIAEMREALEKRFNDEAEQQTKTNKEEALLNELLNQVEADLPETMIEREVEYMVTQTAMQLQQQGIDIKRLLNKDTIPMLKERSRPDAIERIKRTLALGEVAKKESLKVEEDELNTKIQELLTELAGRDIDMDRLRSAVEEDLLKEKIMDWLIANSTIELVPEGTLKKDEPDEDGFDDDETEAEAVEVEVVE
- a CDS encoding aspartate-semialdehyde dehydrogenase, whose amino-acid sequence is MGQSYRVAILGATGAVGTELLELLDQRNFPVSELKLLASPRSAGSTVMFQGESLTIEAVNESSFNNVDIVLASAGGSISKQWVKDIVAAGAVMIDNSSAFRMQPDVPLVVPEVNPEAAAAHQGVIANPNCTTILMSVAVYPLHQVLPIRRIVASTYQSASGAGARAMEEVKKQSIAILQGQEPKAEILPYPLAFNLFPHNSKLEASGYCEEELKMVNETRKIFGAPDLRITATCVRVPVLRAHSEAINLEFDSPFAVEKARELLIQAPGVQLVEDWDANYFPMPIDASGKDDVLVGRIRQDISNPNGLELWLCGDQIRKGAALNAIQIAELLIEKNLLKPALVANS
- the dapA gene encoding 4-hydroxy-tetrahydrodipicolinate synthase produces the protein MINFGNVLTAMITPFTADGEVNYAVTEKLAVHLADHGTDTIVVCGTTGESPTLSWDEEFELFRVVKSAVAGKAKVMAGTGSNSTAEAIEATQKAAKMGLDGSLQVVPYYNKPPQSGLYQHFKAIAESSDLPLMLYNVPGRTSQNLQAETVARLAKIPNIVAIKEASGNLDQVSQIRRMTPPEFAIYSGDDSLTLPMLAIGAKGVVSVASHLVGDRLQQMIRAFESGQVQKATQIHLELLSLFKVLFVTTNPIPVKAAMSLQGWQVGDLRLPLCAPDDAVRDQVMQVMSELNLLNAAHV
- a CDS encoding ribonuclease J — its product is MTQNNSSNALKIIPLGGLHEIGKNTCVFEYGDEIVLLDAGLAFPTDGMHGVNIVLPDMTYLRENREKIKGMIITHGHEDHIGGIAFHLKQLDIPVMYGPRLALALLEGKLEEAGVADRTELRTVRPRDIIRIGSHFFVEFIRNTHSIADSFTVAIHTPVGVVIHTGDFKFDHTPVDGEKFDIQRLAEYGEKGVQCLISDSTNSEIPGFTPSERAVFPNLDRVFTQAQGRLLITTFASSVHRINMILELAEKHGRVVSVLGRSMLNVIAHARTLGYIKCRDDILQPLHVTQKMPDKDVLILTTGSQGEPMSAMTRIANGEHRQVKIREGDTVVFSANPIPGNTIAVVNTIDKLMMNGAKVVYGKDQGIHVSGHGCQEDQKLMLALTRPKFFLPVHGEHRMLIKHSQTAQSTGIPAENMVIIDNGDVVELTKDSIRKAGKVKAGIELVDTSRSGMVDDRVLKERQQLAGDGVVTVAAAVTNEGRLFSKPDVHLRGVVTSVNPEQLRTRIQDAIEAVLSDRWKEFYSTFEGRIEIDWAGLEVQIEREIHRLLRRELQSNPLLVFLMQTPDAPVVKSTPGRTRSTARVAS
- a CDS encoding restriction endonuclease produces the protein MLLPTIQALQTLGGSGTTEEIYDKVVQLLNLPDTVLEILHGTTSQTEVEYRLAWSRTYLKKYGLLQNSARGVWSLVSTSINLDDLDAKEIVKAVRDTHKNKATQSESTDADVTVESETLEELTWHQQLHKLLLSLTPAAFERLAQRLLRESGFIQVQVTGKSGDGGIDGVGIARINGFLSFHVLFQCKRYQGSVSAGQIRDFRGAMQGRTDKGLFITTGTFTRDAIKEATRDGAPPIDLIDGEQLVQRLKELGLGVKITMIESVEVDTNWFTKI
- a CDS encoding DUF29 domain-containing protein; its protein translation is MNMPEADSETAKHTVSGLDLYEADFYGWTQQQVRLLHSQQWEQIDLPNIIEEIESLGKQQRQELRNRLSILIGHLLKWQYQPQHRSRSWLSTLRIQRLDINDLLDENPSLKPYIEEALCKAYLRGVELAVRETDLPNSTFPIDCPYNLEEILSDRFYPGEPSELVAD